Proteins from a genomic interval of Aureimonas sp. AU20:
- a CDS encoding recombinase family protein, with the protein MSRTFAYVRVSTNGQTTENQIGEIQQAGFDIHARRVVSETVSGSMAAAQREGFARLLDRMEEGDILVVTKMDRLGRNSMDVRTTVELLAGMGVKVHCLALGGVDLTSSTGRMTMSVINAVAEFERDLLIERTQAGLIRAKEQGKVLGRPRSLTVAQKQVVCEKLGEGASVSKLSRDYGVSRQTIQRARDEATGLRASPEMDEVAEG; encoded by the coding sequence ATGTCCCGAACTTTTGCCTATGTCCGCGTCTCCACCAACGGCCAGACCACTGAGAACCAGATCGGCGAAATCCAACAGGCCGGTTTCGACATTCACGCGCGGCGGGTTGTCTCCGAAACGGTCTCCGGTTCTATGGCCGCCGCCCAGCGCGAAGGGTTCGCTCGGCTTCTCGATCGAATGGAGGAGGGCGACATCCTGGTGGTTACCAAGATGGATCGGCTCGGCCGCAACTCGATGGACGTGCGGACGACGGTCGAGTTGCTCGCAGGCATGGGCGTGAAGGTCCACTGCCTGGCGCTCGGCGGTGTTGATCTGACAAGCTCGACCGGTCGCATGACCATGAGCGTCATCAACGCGGTCGCCGAATTCGAGCGCGACCTTTTGATCGAACGCACTCAGGCAGGCCTGATCCGGGCAAAGGAGCAGGGAAAGGTCCTCGGGCGCCCGCGGAGCTTGACCGTTGCGCAGAAGCAAGTGGTTTGCGAGAAGCTAGGGGAGGGGGCCTCGGTCTCCAAGCTCTCGCGCGACTATGGCGTCAGCCGGCAGACCATTCAAAGGGCTCGAGACGAAGCCACGGGTCTGAGGGCCAGTCCCGAAATGGATGAGGTGGCGGAGGGATAG
- a CDS encoding metallophosphoesterase family protein, with amino-acid sequence MRVHVLSDLHLEHRAGAGWEPLVVDCDVVVVAGDVASPPAASLRWLSERFQAPVIFVAGNHEYYGCVKARVETPDPVPGVHHLEDRAVVLGGTRFLGCTLWTDYELYGPATTSFAMEIAERGINDHRMIAASDPDEHRRILRFMP; translated from the coding sequence ATGCGCGTCCACGTCCTCTCCGACCTGCACCTGGAACACCGTGCCGGCGCCGGTTGGGAACCGCTCGTCGTCGACTGCGACGTCGTCGTGGTCGCGGGCGACGTCGCGTCCCCGCCGGCGGCGTCCCTGCGCTGGCTTTCGGAGCGCTTTCAGGCGCCCGTGATCTTCGTCGCCGGCAACCACGAGTACTACGGCTGCGTGAAGGCCAGAGTGGAAACGCCGGACCCCGTGCCCGGCGTCCATCACCTCGAGGATCGCGCCGTCGTCCTCGGCGGAACCCGCTTCCTCGGCTGCACGCTCTGGACCGACTACGAGCTCTACGGCCCGGCGACGACGAGCTTCGCGATGGAGATCGCGGAGCGCGGGATCAACGACCACCGCATGATCGCGGCGTCGGATCCGGACGAGCACCGCCGCATCCTCCGCTTCATGCCCTAG
- a CDS encoding metallophosphoesterase, translated as MRNVRLWIQSDIHNDVVPYTLPRGVEADVAIVAGDVGGRLSGQARLWLEANAPEGMPMLVVAGNHDFYGASLDDEVDRVRRKTSMGDRIQVLDGYSTIIGGVRFVGATLWTDVNSYGDGYTSQRDFMAYMTDWRAIRWQGRKHTRHIRNFIDAHHRQMRAFESVLATPFDGPTVVITHHAPSARSLEDGKATKPLDAAYASYLEDLIHKHEPDLWVHGHVHHNLDYMIGRTRVVCNPRGYVMRHQSPRSLPTIENHAFNPGLVLDVAVDPRPRYEAASVDHASEHPDVFLSRVGPAIASTPADHAAWLREAAEVHDEDEPKGPSV; from the coding sequence ATGCGCAACGTGCGACTCTGGATACAGTCCGACATCCACAACGACGTCGTCCCCTACACGCTCCCTCGCGGCGTCGAGGCCGACGTCGCCATCGTCGCCGGGGACGTCGGCGGACGCCTGTCCGGGCAGGCCCGTCTCTGGCTCGAGGCGAATGCACCGGAGGGCATGCCGATGCTCGTCGTCGCGGGCAACCACGACTTCTACGGCGCCTCGCTCGACGACGAGGTCGACCGCGTCCGTCGCAAGACGAGCATGGGCGACCGCATCCAGGTCCTCGACGGCTACAGCACGATCATCGGCGGCGTCCGCTTCGTCGGCGCCACGCTCTGGACCGACGTCAACAGCTACGGCGACGGCTACACGTCGCAGCGCGACTTCATGGCCTACATGACGGACTGGCGGGCGATTCGTTGGCAGGGCCGCAAGCACACGCGGCACATTCGCAATTTCATCGATGCGCACCACCGTCAGATGCGCGCCTTCGAATCTGTCTTGGCGACGCCGTTCGACGGCCCGACCGTCGTGATCACACACCACGCGCCGAGCGCGCGGTCGCTCGAGGACGGCAAGGCGACGAAGCCGTTGGATGCGGCCTACGCCAGCTATTTGGAGGATCTGATTCACAAGCACGAACCTGATCTGTGGGTGCACGGACACGTGCACCACAACCTCGACTACATGATCGGGCGCACACGGGTCGTCTGCAATCCGCGAGGCTACGTCATGCGCCACCAGTCGCCGCGCAGCCTGCCGACGATCGAGAACCACGCCTTCAACCCCGGCCTCGTCCTCGACGTCGCTGTCGATCCGCGTCCGCGCTACGAAGCGGCGAGCGTCGATCACGCATCGGAGCATCCGGACGTCTTCCTGTCCCGCGTCGGGCCCGCCATCGCCTCGACGCCGGCGGACCACGCGGCCTGGCTGCGCGAAGCCGCCGAGGTCCACGACGAAGACGAACCGAAGGGGCCGTCGGTCTGA
- a CDS encoding AbrB/MazE/SpoVT family DNA-binding domain-containing protein — protein MVAAKGKIVEGGRVILPAAFRKSMGLAKGDTVLIELHGEEVRIRPARSALRRLQDKLREYAPESGSVADELIADRRQEAAGE, from the coding sequence ATGGTAGCTGCAAAAGGTAAGATTGTGGAAGGCGGACGAGTGATTCTCCCGGCCGCCTTTCGCAAGTCGATGGGCTTGGCAAAGGGCGATACCGTACTCATCGAATTGCATGGCGAGGAAGTTCGCATTCGTCCCGCAAGATCCGCCCTTCGCCGTTTGCAAGACAAGCTGAGGGAATATGCCCCCGAGAGCGGATCGGTCGCGGACGAGCTGATCGCCGATCGTCGGCAGGAAGCGGCTGGTGAATAG
- a CDS encoding PIN domain-containing protein → MPCVLDASAVLCLLFSEKGADMVEARLGDASISVVNYTEVLSKLVDRGLDAEEAIRDLSDLDITVLPVGQEVAEEAARLRGLSKEAGLSLGDRFCLALARGLGVPAVTTDRAWKDIAKSAGIKVELVR, encoded by the coding sequence ATGCCCTGCGTTCTCGATGCGTCCGCCGTCCTCTGTCTCCTGTTTTCCGAGAAGGGCGCCGATATGGTCGAAGCCCGTCTCGGCGACGCCAGCATCTCGGTCGTCAACTACACCGAGGTTCTGTCCAAGCTCGTCGATCGCGGTCTCGACGCCGAGGAGGCGATCCGGGATCTGTCGGATCTCGACATCACCGTTCTGCCAGTCGGCCAGGAGGTCGCGGAAGAGGCGGCTCGGTTGCGCGGCTTGTCAAAGGAGGCCGGGCTGTCGCTCGGCGATCGGTTCTGTCTGGCGCTGGCCCGCGGCCTTGGCGTCCCAGCCGTGACCACGGACCGCGCCTGGAAGGACATCGCTAAGTCTGCCGGGATAAAAGTCGAACTCGTCCGTTGA